In Macaca mulatta isolate MMU2019108-1 chromosome 16, T2T-MMU8v2.0, whole genome shotgun sequence, the sequence agcctgggcgacacagcgagactccgtctcaaaaaaaaaaaaaagagaacatccAGGCCCCGGCTGCCTGGCCTCGCCCCACTTGAGTCTGGCCTGGGCTGGATCCCAGCTGttctgggcagggctgggcacagggggGCGCAGGCCCCTGAAGGGCCGAGACCCACTGGCTGTGCTGCCCAGGGCCGAGGGGCCACCTCTTGAGGGTATTCACCTCTGGTCACATGGCCATGGAGCCCTGGGGTGCCCCTGGGTCAAGGGAGGACATTTGGCCAGCTGGTGGCTGGGGGGAGCCCGGCTGCCCTGCTGCTTCTCCTGCCTAATAAACAGGCTCCTTCTGCACCAGGTGTGATCTGTCCACCCAAGGGCCAGAAGGCCGGGAGCATGGGGATGGGAGCGCCCACATCCTGGCTGGAAGATGAACTTCCCATAAGCACGTCATTCCCTGCAGGCCCGGCAGGTGCGCCTGGAGTGTGGGGCCTGGTCCCTCTCCATGCCCCTCAGTGGGGCTCTCCTGGACCCCTCACTCCCACTGGCAGTGTCGCGAgggcctccccagcctccccccTACCCAGCCTCCCATCCAGAACCTTGCTGCTAGGGCCGCCCAGCTCTCTCCTGTGGCCAAAGGCCAGCTGTCAGGTGCTGTGCGGGGTCACCAGGGTACCTGCTGGCAGGTGGGGGCTTCCCCgctcctgggctctgtcccaggaCTCCTGGGTGGACCTCGCCCACCGCCACTCACTCCTGCAGGCACTGGGGAACTCTGCTGGAGCTGGGGGTTTTAACACTTCATTAGCAGATCTGTGTTCTTCGATACTGTCAGGTGAAATACAATGTGGTGAGAGCTGCATTGGTGACAGCAGCCCTTGCCTGGGGAGGAGTCTCCAGCAGAGCCCACTCCCGCCTGCAGCCACTCACAGCCCGGGGACAGGAAGCTGCAGAGTTGGCAGGTCAGGAGGGCAGTTGAGAGCTGGCCAGCAGAGGGTGCAGGGGAGCCCAGCTGTGCTCAACTCTCCTGACTCCGCCTTCCACCCTGGGCCCGGGGACAGACAGTGCCCTCAGAAGGGCAGGGAGGAGGCTGTCCTGGAGAGGCCTGTAGGTCCACTCTCTTCACCCGTCCCCACCAGGCCAACTCGGCCTGCAGGAAGGGAGACCTGCAGGGATCTGCCCCTGCACCCCCAGACACAGTAGGGCCAGAACACCATCCCCTCCACCAGGGTGTGCCAAGGGCAGTGGGGAAGAGAGGGGCAGCTTCCTCCTGGCCCCAGGAAGGGGTGGCATTGGGTTCCTACCCCAGCCACGGCACAGCCCCTCCTGTCCAGGACTTTATCGGCAGACCTCAGGAGACAACAcacaaaggtttctttttttcttagcttcatttctcttaaaaaacaaGGAACAAGAAAACATTGCACCAGCGTTCTAAGcctcaaacaaaacacaaaacaaatccCTCTGCAAAGCAACAATAAACTTTACATCTCTTTGGCAACAATAACTTAAAGTCACCCCACTTTCATTCGCTCCAACCACAGCAGTTACAAAAATATTCCCTGCGctgccctgcccccagctccacCCCTTCCCCACCATCCCTCTCCCTGTAGGCAGGAGCCCCCCAACACTGACTGCGGGGTATGGCCCCCACTCTCCTTTCGCAGCTGGGGCACAGGACCGGATAGTGCCCTGCAGAGGGGAGCTGCCTGCACGGTCCTGCCAAGGGCACCTCTAGAACGGGGCCCACGGCGGCAGGAGTGcagcctggaagccccctccaCCCCTGATCTTTTTGGCTGCCCACCGTGGCCACAGCAGGACCCAGGTGGGAACAGCCCATTCCCTGTGGGAAGGGTGGGCTTACCGGTCTAGCTGTCAGTGAAGGGGAAACAGCCACAGACTTTGAGATAAGGGCAGAGGAAACAGGACTGACACAGGCGCCCAGGGCTGCTCCTTGCCCTGAGCCACCAGGAGCCAGGCAAGGATGGGGGCacagggggtgggaggaggctcaCAAGCCTGCCAGTGTCTCGGGGCCATGCCTTGTCCTGTGTCAAGTGTCCTGTGAGGACACCGGAGGAGCCACCAGATGGGGCATGTGGGACCTCCGAGGCCAGGCAGCCGGCAGCGGCAGGCAGAGCAGAGGGCAGGGGCCGCCGTACCCAGGGGCACTGGCCCCTCGAGTGTGTGTGTACAGACATCCACTGGAACTCCAGGCGTCCCCAGGGGCTAGCAGCAAACCCAGAAGCCCAAATTCTGCCTCCGGGGCGGAGCATGGCCAATCCACTGTCCAGGGCCTCTCATCCTGCGGGCTTTTCCAGGACACCATGTGGGGCAGAGGCACCCGAATCTGCTGCCAACAGCCACCAGGACACGGTCCCCACCTTCTCGGTCACCATCCTCGCTGCTGCCTGGCAGGGGCTCTGGTGATGCCAGCCTCGAGGAGCAGGAGCTGCCCTGGTTTCAAGCCTCTTTACTCTCACCCCCGGCACCTGCTGCAGGGCCTGGCAAGCAGGACGACAAAGTGAACACAGGGTCCTAAGACACCAGGGCCTGCCTCCCCCCCACAACTCCCACCTGGCCTCCATCCCTGGCCCACATACAGGCCGGGCCAGTAGGGGCTATGGGGCCAGCCCGGGCCCCTTCCCTGCAGCAGATCTGGCTGTGTGTAGGTAGGAGATGGACCCATTTCTCCCACTCTCCTGTATCACTAGACCCAGGCCAACAAGGCTCGGCAAATGCCTCCAAGTCCTCTTTTAcacacagggaaactgaggcctgaacAGGAAGATGGCGGCCAGGGTCATGTAGTGGCCTCCTAGTGACCTGCGTGCTTGTTCTGCCACGCAGGGGGCACCCTGCGCCAGGCAGGGGTGAGGCTGACGGCCCTTCCCCCAAGGCTGCAGCCACAGGCCAGGACAGCTAGGAAATAATGGGTCTAccgaggggaggggagagagggcgGGGGGCCTTCGAGGAGGTGGGCACTTGTCAGGCACGTGGGCAGGGGCTGTAGGGGTAGGGACAcctggcagaggctgcaggggtAGGGACACCTGGCTGGCCCGGCAGGGACCTAGACGGAGGGGCCCCACCCTCGGAGCTCCGTCCCTGCCTCGCACGGGCCTCACCTCTCACGGACTCAGCGTCTGAATCAGACACGTGCGTGATGGAGAAGCGGGATGTGGAAGCGGGCGACACCGTGAAGCGCGAGAAGGGAGCAGGCGTGGGCGCAGCTGGGGCGGGTGCGGCCGGGTCCAGGGCCATGGCGAAGGCTGCCTTGGCCTGCATCAGCGGGAAGTCGTCGTCCCACGCAAACCCGCCACCTGCAACCCAGGTGACGATGTCACTCGCACTCACAGCCTGGGACCCCGGGCCGCCCCGCTCCCACAGTCATGGGCCTGGCCCCGCCTCCCATGATGTCACGggcccaggccccacctcccatgCAGCGCGGACCAGGCCCCGCCTCCAATGACGTCACATACCAAAGCGGCCTCTCATGACGTCACGGGCCAAAGCCCGCCTCCCACACATCAAGGGCCAGGTGCTCCTCCCATGATGTCACACATTAGGCCCCGCCTCCCACAAGGCACggaccaggccccacctcccgtGACATCATgggcccggccccgccccggctCACCCTCTTTCGCAGTGGAGCCATCTGGGGAGCCATCAGCCTGCCGCGGCGGGCTGGGGGCGCTGGGAGAGCTGGGGCTCCCCATAAGGAACGTGGGGGGCGACTCCTTAGCACCCGGGAAGGGCTCCCCGAGCTCCCGGGTGGGGCTTTCCTGGAGGGATCAGAGAGCACCAGGTGGCTTGGCCGCCAGGAGTCGCGGCCGCTCCCACCCCTTCCTGCGGGAGCGCGACCCGCAGCCCCGAGCAGACACCGGTCGGCAGTGGCCCACCTGGTCGAAGAGGTAGACGGTGACGTCGTCGAAGAAGGACACGGCCTTCTTCTTGCGTTCCAGGTCCTCGCAGAAGGCCTCGGACAGCAGGCTGGGCATCTTGAGCAGGCTGCGCAGGTTGCGCGCGCTCTGGCTCTCAGCCACCACCACGGGCACCGCCGGCGCCTCCTCCTCGCTGTCCTCGCTAGGCTCCTGGACGCTGTAGCAGCGGAGCTCCTCGTCAGACTCGTCGCTGTCCTcactgtcctcctcctcctcgtccggCCGGCCCTCCAAGGCCGCAGGGAGGCCAGGCAGAGCCAGGCGGAGTGGGGCTCGGGGGGTGCCTGGGCCCGCCATCCGCTTTTGTGGAGTCAGCCCTGACAACAGTCCTGTGGGCCCCTGGAGCTCAGAGCTGTTGCCTTCTGAGCTCAGCGGAACCGGGGTCAGCAGGAAAAACTGCGAGCagctggggctgggcccaggcgGCACCTCGGCTGGGCCTTGGGGCTCTGGAGGCTCTGGGACCAGGCCTGAGGGGCAGGTGCTGGGGTCTGGGGAGGACCCTTCAAGCCGCAGCGGTGGGGGCAGCACCTCCCCGGGGCCAGAGCCTTGTGCCTCCCCAGGAACCCCAGGCCTGAGGGAGGCCTGTGCAGATGGCTGCCCAGTGCTCGGCAGGCCCAGCTCTGGCCCAGGACCTTGGTCCCCGCCACACTTCTCTGGGCCCGAGGTGGGCTCGGCCTCAGTCTCCAGGTCTGAGAAGTACGCAGAGTCTCGGTAGGGGTTCTTCTCGTTGAGGCCACTGAGGGAGGCAGAGAGCCGTATCTCGGGCCCGGGGCCCTCTCCCTCTGAGGTCAGCTCCCCAAAGGCCTGGGGCTCGCACCCTTCCTGTGACTCCTTGAGCACAAACTCGGGGGACTCATAGTTCTCCGTGTCATAGCCACTGTCCAGTGCTCGGGGCTGCCCTCCAGAGGGGCCAGCGGCCGACGGGCTGAAGACCTCATAGCCACCATCACTGGCTGAGGACGGGATGTCCAGGGAGTCCACGGAGTCAGGAGTCCCCACCTGCTTCTGCAGAGAGCGGAAGGCTGGCACCACATCCAGCCTCTCGGCCTGCAGGCCGTCACTGGACGTGTCAGTGAAGATGCCTGAGGTGGCCTCAGCTGTGTCCTCATCCTCACTGCTGGGTGCCTCCACCTCAGGGGAGCTGCCACCACCATTCAGGGTGGAAGCCGGCTTGGTGGCAGACACCTCGCCACCAGCAGCAGGCGTGGGCGAGTCAGGCAGGGCGCCAGGGGCATCGGGGGCACTGGCCTCCTCTGAGGGAAGTGGGGCTCCCtcctgggatggggaggggacAGAAGGAAGGGACAAGCAGGGTCCGGCAGTGCCCTCAGCCTCCGTGGCAAGCTTGGGCTCTGCCTGCAGGTGGTCACCCCCACTACCAGGTGCCTCTGTCCAGGAGGGTGTGACCAGGCAGGGGGcaggtgccaggccctgggcagggCATAGATGGGGGAGGCCGGGACAGCAGCCTGGCTCCTGGGCAGAGGAGGCTGCCTGCAGCCCAAGCAGAGACTCCCCGGGGTATGCCGGCTCAGGGGAGGCCCGCGGGGGCTGCTTCGGACTGCAGCAGCCATCAGCGTGGTAGCCCACAGAGCTGGGGTCCCAGGACTCTGGACAGCGGCTGCCGCTGTTGTTATTGGCAGATACGTTGGAGCGCCAGTGTCCACGCTGGGCGGCCGTCCGCGCTCCcacctcctccagctcctcctcgCCAGTCAGCGGCAGCGGCGGCGCCCCTGAGCTTCCCAAGGGGGATGTGCCCAGTGGGTCCTCAAAGAAGGGCGAACAGAAGGCGGCCACGCCCCAGTCTGCATCCTTGGCTCTGCCCTCCGCCAGCCTCAGGGGCCCCGCAGAGGGCGAGGGCGAGGGCGAGCGTGAGGGGCAGAGCTGGTCCCGCACCAAGCTTCCGCGAGGGTAGAGGTCGCCGCGGCCCCAGGGGACGTCGGCGGGTGGCCCGTGGCCCAGCAGCGGCTCCATGGCCAGCGAGGCAGCGGTGCTGCCGTCAGAGTCCTCGTCCTGGTCTGCGATGGCAGGTGAACTGGGGGCGCAGCCGGCGCAGTCGGGGTCGTGGCCGGCGGCGGGCGTGGCCTCCTCTAGGCGAATGAAATACTCGCTGCCCAGCGAGGGGCTGTGCGCGCTGAGCACCGGAACCACGCCGGGGGGCGCGCCGTCGGGGGCACACAGCTCCTGCAGGCGCGCGGGGCGGTCCGGACTGAGCGTGGCGGGGAAGGCCTCCGCGCCGCGGCCCGCCTCCCACTTGTACTCAAAGTTGAGGCCTCGGCTGGTCTCGGTCACCGTCAGCACGTCGTCGCCATCCGCGTGGAAGCCGTCGCCCGCGAACTGCTCCAGCAGCGGGAAGGACGAGGCGGCGGCGAGCTCCACCACCCCGCCCAGCGTGGGCCCCGCCGCACCCGGCCCAGGACCCACGCCGCCCCCGCCGGGCCGCAGAGAGCGCCAGCGCCGCTCAAACTCCTCCTCTGCTTCGGTGGCGCCCTTGGCACACAGGTAGGACAGCAGCAGGTGCACCTCCTCAGCTGTGGGCCGCTGCTCCGGCTGCAGCCAGCAGAACTGCATCACCTCGTACCTGCGAGGAGGTCCCACGGGGGCCACGTCAGAGGCAACGCTGGCCAGGAACGCGTCCATGGGGCAGGGATGGGCTTCCCCTAACTCCCAGTGTCTTGGGGACGTTAAGGGCATCTCCCACTTGAGTGACGGCCCAAATCTGCCAAGGCAGGCCCAGCAGCGTGGGAACAGGAGGTGGTTGGGCACTCCCCCTAAGCTCCCCCTAAGCCTTCCCTCCCTGCACACAGGGGTGCAGAGGTGGTGGGTAGAGGCCCTATCAGAGGAGAGGGGAGACCAGGGAGGGCTGGAACCCCAGGGGGTCAGGGTGAGCCGCCTCTGCCTGGGGGTCAGGATACCCCATCTCGGCCTGGCTGTCCGGGACAGGGCGGTGGGGCCCTCACCAGCGGTCCGACAGGGTCAGCTGCAGCTGGGGCTTGGGCAGCTTGAGCTGCTGCTCCCGGACCGCGTACGCCAGCACCTGCTGGTCCGAGTGCTGGGGGTAGGGCTGCGTGCCCAGCTCAAAGAGCTCCCAGATGGTCACGCCCAGGGACCTGTGGGGTGACAGCTGTGAGTCAGGGCTGGGCACAGCCTGCCACAGCAAGGGCCGCGCAGGATCCCTGGGGTGCCGAAGGGGCAGCTCCCGCCATCACGCCAGTGCCTCAGGACCAGGGCGTGGTACCACATCAGCCGCCCCTCCCTGAGGACAGCCCTTCATTTCAGCAGACAGAATGTGCACCTGGCCAGGCCCAAGCCCAGCACCTGTGGAGCCTGCACATAAAGGCCAGGCTGGCCAAATCCATCTGCTtgtccactcattcattcattcactgatgcaCTGAAGACCAGACACTGCCCAGTGTGGGAGCTGCCCTGGCGGAGCTGGAGGGCAGGTGTGGAGCCCGAGGCAGGGTAGGGCCAACATCAGAAGGGGACTGAGGGAGCGGGAGAGAGGGGACGCCTCAGGCCAGCATGGGCAGGGCCGGGGAACAGGCAGGGGTGCACAGAGCATGTGGGCGAGTAGGGCAACTGGGGTCTCCTTCCTGTGGGCTGTGGCTTCACCTAGCCACTTTGGTCCCTGGCTGTCCCAAGAGGCTGCAGAGTGAGACAGAGGTGATTTAGCAAGACGTCACCAGACCTTGGCCAGAGCCCTGTGACTGGAGACCCCAGCCAGTGCACGGTGGGGTGGGCAGGCGAGGAAGGGGCCTTGGTGGAGAGGTGAGGAGGGGACAGCGTCCATGATGGGGCACAGTCAAGTGGCTTAGGGGAGACCCCGAAAGCTCAGGGAGGCGGCCTGGCCCATGGGATCTGAGagttccccagaagcagaaggcGGCCAGACCGCAGCCTGGGAGTGGTGGGGGCCGCGGGGGAAGCCGCAGAGGTGAGGGCAGGAAGGGGCGCCCACCCCAGGGCAGACCACTACCCTGGGCAGCTCGGCCCCACCCCTTCAGAGGCTACACCAGGTGGGAATGAACAGTCCGTGCTGGGTGCTCAGGATGGGGGCGGGGCTTCCAGGCTGCTGTTGTGGGAGATCCCAGCACCCCCACCGTCACCTCCTCTACCTGGCACAGCCTGACCTACACTCCCCTGAAGGCAGCCAACACCCTGCCCAGACCCTCTCCCCAGGCACAGGTGCACACCGAGTCTCCCATCCCAGGACAGGCCCCCCAGCATGCTGAGGATGGGCTTTTGGCTTGTGGCCCTGTATGTGTGCTCTGACCCCGCCATGGGGCGTCAGCCCAGGGGTCCCTGGTGCACCTGTCAGGCAGTGTCTCCACCAGTGTGGGGTCGCCACCTAACCAGCCACTTGGGCTGCTGGCGTGCGGCCACTACAGGTGGCTCCAGCAGCCCCCCAACCTCACTACTCGTGGCCATGGTTTGACATGGGTAGGCGGGTGGCACTCGGCCTCAGCCCCTCACGGCGCCACCAGGGCTGCACTCACCACACATTCCCGCTCTTGGTCTGGTCCACAACAAGCAGGTTGCTGTGCACCTCGTCCACCAGCTCCGGTGCGATCCAGCGCAGAGGCACCCACAGCTGGTCGGCGGTCACGAAGTAGTCTTCCTGTTGGCACAGGGACGGGTCACCCCTGCCGGCGCAGGCCCCGCCCCtcatgcccagcccagcccagcccaccccACTCACTCTgtacttgcagtgagccaggccGTAGTCACCGATCTTCACCGTCAGGTCGGCCGTGAGTAGGCAGTTCCGCAGAGCCAGGTCGCTGCAGGCAGGGTCAGAGGCGGGGGCAGGGCAGGGTCAGTGGGGTGTGCCAGGTCGGGGACTCCAGCACAGGGGTCCTTTGCCAACACCTGGATGGCTCACAGTCCAGGCCGGAAGGGGCACTGGAGATGCTGCCACCACCCACCCCTGCCTAGGGCCCTATCCTGTGCCCAGCCCCGAGACCTGGGGAGGGACCGTTTGCGTGGGCCTCCAATGTTACAATGCAGATGAGAATGGGGCCTAGAGAGGGTGAGGACCTGCCACAACCCACCTGGACCCGTCCACGCTTCTCCAGGaccctctcctcccagccctgctACACCATCACCCTCGGCTTCCCAGGAGGTGGGAATTGATGGGGGAACTGAGGCCTGGAGGATCCCAGGGGTCCTGCTAGCTGCCAGAGTCCAGTTTCAGGGCCCAGCCCTGCCATGCCCACTCGGAGCTGGAGCTCTCTCTCACTTGAGCCACCACCGGCCCCAGGGTTGGGTAGGGTCTGCAGAGAACGCCGGTCACCCCTGGCACTACCTCTAACCCAGCCTGCCTCGGCTGCTGGCTTGGACCCCCTGCCTGGCTGGTCACGTGGGTGTGCGGAGGCGTAGGGTACTGGGTAGATATTACCACACCTGCGGTATTACTTCTGTGCTCAGGACtcagggtggggacagagcccaACCCAGGCTGTCCCTCCCCACATAAGCCCGTGTCTGTGTGCTGGGGGTTGCTATAGGCCCACGTGTCCTGGGCCtatggggtgggatggggtggggtggggtggggttgggggcagggcaGCTGGGGCTCGGCAGGCAGGTCGGGAGGCTGGCAGCTACCCTCTTCAACAAAATCACTGATGCTGGAGTCACCTGAGTCATCACTCAGCACCAGGATATTGTTGGAGAGGACGGCCGTGCGGCATCTGGGGCTGGTGGGGCCACATGTCCTTCGCCACTTCTTCCAGCATGTCCCCCCGGGGTCCCCAGGGGCTGGGCATCCTGGCCCGAGCAGGACAGAACCCTCCCTCCAGGGTTCTGCGAAGCAGGGCCTGCTAAGCCCTCCCTTTGGGACTTGAGGGAGACAGAGTGTGGGGTTGGCGTGGGGCTGCAGGGTGGTGGCTGACTGCCTCGGGGACAGAGAACAGGCCAGCTTGATCAACAGTACACATTTCTTCGTCTAAACCTGCAAAGTGGGTGTCAAACCATTGTCTTCCCAATTTTTCAAAAACGTCATAAAATCCCTTTGTATAGCAGTTGTTTGATGCTGCATGAGATGAACCCGGCCGGTCCTCGCGGCAGGACCCGCCCCTACGCCCTTCCTTCAGGGGAGGGgccgaggcccagagagggcccCAGTCCAAGGGTTACAGCAGGGAGGGGCCCTGGCCTAGGGCTTCCTGGCCACTGGCCCGCGCCCGCCCTCACCTGTGCACGTAGTTGTTCCGATGCAGGTGCAGGACGCCGCAGGCCACCTCACAGGCCATACGCTGCAGGGTCAGGGGGTCGGGCGCCATGGACTCCGCCACCCGGCAGCTCCGCAGGTAGCCCTTGAGGTCCCCCTGCAGAAAGGGGGCATGGCGCAGTCACCAGCAGACTGGGGACTGGCCACCCTGGAAGGTCCCTGCCTACCTCCCCAACTCCTCCACCCCTACCCACAGCTGACGGACAGCAGCTGCCCAGAGCAGCCCCGCGCCctgcacagtggctgacacccaACAGTTCCTGGAGAGGGGCCGTGTCCACCAGGGCTGGGCTGGACTGAAGGCTCCCTCTCCACCGCCCCTCAGCCAGCCCTGCGCAGCAGGAGTCCCTTGGCCTGTGGTACAGAGAGAAACGCAGGGCCCCGGTGGATCTGCTTGATGGAGCCTGGGGCTGGTGGTCGAGGATTGGTCGGCAGCCCCGACCTGCCGAAAGCTCAGCTCCTGGGAGGGCCAATGTTAGGAGTCCAGACGCCAATGTGTGAGGGCCCCTGTCCCAAGGGAAGCCAGCCGGGGACCCAGCCCAGCCGCAGGCAGGCCCGGCTCAGTGCAGGAGCTGTGTATGTgcaagggggtggggggcaggtccCTGGCGGGGGTGGGTCCCTggggggtggtggtgatgggcAGGCCCAGGACTCCAGGCAGCATGGGGAAGTGGCCATCCCCAGTCCCCCATGACAAACTCAAGCCTGAGTGAGGCCGTGGAGCCCCAATGGAGCAGTGGCCCCTAATTGGCCCAGGATGCCTCCTCCTGAACCACAGGGCACACAGGCAGGTGAGCAAGCAGCTGGCAGCTCCCCAGGGGTGCAGGGAGTCCCGGCCCAGGCCTGTCCTGTGCCCAGCCCCCACAGTCCCTCCCCAGTGAGGCTGGGTCTCCCCATGGCCTCCTCTGGAAGGCGGTGGGGTAGGGTCCCTGGGTCTTGGCTTTAGGGAGGATGTGAGGCCCCCAGGGAGGGGGTGGCACCAGACACTGGCAGGGCAAGGGAGGGCCCCGGCTCAGCAAAGGCCCCAGGTCCCCCTGGGCAGCAGCTCACCAGCGGGCAGAACTCCATCACCAGCAGGTAGGGCGTCACCTCGGCACACTGGGCCAGGCACTGGAGCAGGTTGCTGTGCTTCAGGGCCCTGCAGGAGTGGACAGGCGGCCCCTGACTTGGGAGGAGCAGGGGAGGGGGAGGCGGGCCgagcaggggagggggaggaaggggtCGCACAGTGTGGGCCTTTGTGCCCGATGGCCTCCCACCTGTAGGGCTGCACCTCCTCCAGGAACTGCATCTGCTCCTGCACGCTGGCGCTGGCCTGCAGCTCCTTCACCACCACCTGGGCACTGCTGACGCCAGAGTTCACCTCCCCCAGGAACACCTGTGGGACAGCGTCACCCGCGGCTGCTCCGCCTCCACAGGCCCCGGCTTCCAGGCCTTACTCTTCTCCCACCCGCCCCACCCCGGCCCCCAGGACAGGCCCCTTCTCCTCCTGTGCCCAGTCCATTCACTGCAGTGCGGGGTGTGGGTTCCGGACCCCTCCCGGTGACCCTCTGGCTGTaatattctgagtcttttgtgttATTCTCTCCCCAAAGTCTCCCGctgccctctctctctgtctctctctctctctctctgggggTTTGAAGTGAGGAAGAGGGACCCAGCTGTCTCGTTTAGGCCAGGATCGGGGGAAGGCCAGGATCGGGGGAAGGCCAGGATCGGGGGAAGGCCAGGATCGGGGGAAGGCCAGGACCATGagcctgctcctctccctcccaggaccCCCTAGGGAGAAGGGGCTGCAGCCAGACTCTGAGGAGGGATCCAACAGGGCCCAGGGGCCAGAGAAGAGACCCTCGGGGCTGGGGTGGCTCCCAGGAAGAGCAGGTCTGCATCCCTGTGTCCCTTCTGCCTACCAGGCGACAGCCCTCTCTCCCAGGTGGGACACATACCTTCCCGAACCAGCCATGGCCGATTTCCTTCAGGTATAGGAGGCTGTGCCGGCCCAGGTCCGTGGACTTGAGGAGCTGCACTGTAACCAAGCAGGGGGCTCAGGGACCCAGTGCGGCCTTCGCACCCCCCAGCTTCCTCACCTGGCCCCTAGAGGGACTGCCCGCTTGGCCTGTTCTGGGAAACTGTCCTGAGTCCCCAGCACCAGCTGGCAGCCTTGGGGCTAGCATCAGGAGCCAGGGTCTCTCGAGATCAGGGGCCGCTGCTTCCCAGAAAAGCCACGGAGCTGCAGGCTCCATCCGGGCATCTTTCTGGATAGGTCTGGAGAAGGTGCCTGAAGCCACCGGAATAGCTTGGCGAGGGACAGCAGGGCCCGGAGCCGGACCCGCCACATGGGCTGTACCAGGCAGGCAGTGTGGCTGAGCGAGAGGCTGGGGCCACGGCACAGGGAGGGCACTGCAGCggcccacccccaccctgccacaGGCTGGCATCCCACGCCAGGCACACCAAAGGCTCCTTTGTTGGGGGCTGCTTGGCACAACCCCGCACGGAGCACACTGGCCCATTCTCCCCGAGGGCCAGGCCGGGTGAGGTCAGCGGGAGGAAGGGTCAGTGAGGCCCGGGAGGAAGGGGCCAGCGCTGGCAGAGCCCACTCATGCCTGCCCACGCCCCGAGGGATTCCCCGAATTCTGCTCCCACGCCAACTGCCCAGAGGGCTGACGGGGCTGGGTCTGAGCCCAGCTGCCAGGAGAGCCCAGGGGGAGGGGGCTCCTTCCAGGGCCCAGAGACCCAGAAAATGTAGAGGTGGGGCAGGGCAGAACTGAGCATGTGGGCCCACCGGGCGCTGTGTTCCGAGCCCAGCCTGTCTGGACAGCCCTCTTTCACCCTGGGGCGTCCAGGCCCACACTGTCCCTGAGCAAGTGTGGGGGTCCTGACCATGGGTGCTGAGACAGTCCAGAGGCCCTGGGCACCGCCAGAGGCGGCCGTCCTTCTCTGCGGTCCCCAGCGGGTGGGGCCATTGCCCAGGTTTCTCCCCGCTGACCTCTGGGGCTGCTCTTCTGGCCTCACCCCAGTCTCTCTCCTCTCTAGAAACACATGCCCCCCGGAAAACTGAAACCAGAGCTCCAAAAGTAGAGAAACAGGTAACCACTGCCTTCTTCCAGGTCCCTGTCCGCCGACCCCAGTCCCCAGGACAGTCCTCCAGAGGTGGCTCAGAGAATCTGCAGGGGCACATACCTGCCCCTGGACCCAAGGGCAGTAGCCCCGTGGATGGTCCCTGGCAGCTCCCAGCAAGGTCAGCACAGGGCTCAGGGACCCCCGCAGCCATCAGGGAATGTCAGAGGGCCTCGCACGCTGAGTGGGTGGCTGCAGTCCTTCGCGCCCGGCCACAGATGTGCTCACAGCTCAAGTGCCAGCCCTGATTCCTGCCTAACTGGGAACCTGTCCTCCAGGAGACGGGGCAGAGTAGGACAGGCGTTGAGGCCCTGGCTCCGAAGCTGGGGGCTGAGGGCCCTCTCTAGGTCCCAGACCAGTGCCTTGGGTACCAGGCTGCCACGATGAAGGCGAGGCTCGCAGGGCCCAGCCAGGCACGGCTCAGAGCCAGCTCTCAGGATCCAGCCAGGCACAGCTCAGAGCAGGTGAAGCAGCCTTCATGGCACTGTGGTAACAGGCCCAGGTGCCAACAGAGCCCCAACAGGGCTGGCAGGGGCCCCT encodes:
- the AATK gene encoding serine/threonine-protein kinase LMTK1 isoform X2, encoding MSSSFFNPSFAFSSHFDPDGAPLSELSWPSSLAVVAVSFSGLFAVVVLMLACLCCKKGGIGFKEFENAEGDEYAADLAQGSPATAAQNGPDVYVLPLTEVSLPMAKQPGRSVQLLKSTDLGRHSLLYLKEIGHGWFGKVFLGEVNSGVSSAQVVVKELQASASVQEQMQFLEEVQPYRALKHSNLLQCLAQCAEVTPYLLVMEFCPLGDLKGYLRSCRVAESMAPDPLTLQRMACEVACGVLHLHRNNYVHSDLALRNCLLTADLTVKIGDYGLAHCKYREDYFVTADQLWVPLRWIAPELVDEVHSNLLVVDQTKSGNVWYEVMQFCWLQPEQRPTAEEVHLLLSYLCAKGATEAEEEFERRWRSLRPGGGGVGPGPGAAGPTLGGVVELAAASSFPLLEQFAGDGFHADGDDVLTVTETSRGLNFEYKWEAGRGAEAFPATLSPDRPARLQELCAPDGAPPGVVPVLSAHSPSLGSEYFIRLEEATPAAGHDPDCAGCAPSSPAIADQDEDSDGSTAASLAMEPLLGHGPPADVPWGRGDLYPRGSLVRDQLCPSRSPSPSPSAGPLRLAEGRAKDADWGVAAFCSPFFEDPLGTSPLGSSGAPPLPLTGEEELEEVGARTAAQRGHWRSNVSANNNSGSRCPESWDPSSVGYHADGCCSPKQPPRASPEPAYPGESLLGLQAASSAQEPGCCPGLPHLCPAQGLAPAPCLVTPSWTEAPGSGGDHLQAEPKLATEAEGTAGPCLSLPSVPSPSQEGAPLPSEEASAPDAPGALPDSPTPAAGGEVSATKPASTLNGGGSSPEVEAPSSEDEDTAEATSGIFTDTSSDGLQAERLDVVPAFRSLQKQVGTPDSVDSLDIPSSASDGGYEVFSPSAAGPSGGQPRALDSGYDTENYESPEFVLKESQEGCEPQAFGELTSEGEGPGPEIRLSASLSGLNEKNPYRDSAYFSDLETEAEPTSGPEKCGGDQGPGPELGLPSTGQPSAQASLRPGVPGEAQGSGPGEVLPPPLRLEGSSPDPSTCPSGLVPEPPEPQGPAEVPPGPSPSCSQFFLLTPVPLSSEGNSSELQGPTGLLSGLTPQKRMAGPGTPRAPLRLALPGLPAALEGRPDEEEEDSEDSDESDEELRCYSVQEPSEDSEEEAPAVPVVVAESQSARNLRSLLKMPSLLSEAFCEDLERKKKAVSFFDDVTVYLFDQESPTRELGEPFPGAKESPPTFLMGSPSSPSAPSPPRQADGSPDGSTAKEGGGFAWDDDFPLMQAKAAFAMALDPAAPAPAAPTPAPFSRFTVSPASTSRFSITHVSDSDAESVRGEARARQGRSSEGGGWRPGGSCGGEAGPGVLGPCVHFVVLLARPCSRCRG